In a single window of the Saccharothrix australiensis genome:
- a CDS encoding hemerythrin domain-containing protein: MTTSTRPDAPDREADVVELLIGQHMQIRDLFAEVQAASGARRDDAFARLVRLLAVHETAEEMVVHPAARRGIDGGDAIVADRLAEENEAKEQLAHLESLGTEDPEFAAGLERLRDAVLRHAHHEETYEFRYLREYYDADRLHSMAAMVRAAERTAPTHPHPGTESATANIVTGPVVSLFDRVKDAMRSGLSHDDERE, encoded by the coding sequence ATGACCACCTCGACCCGACCGGACGCGCCCGACCGCGAAGCCGACGTGGTGGAACTGCTGATCGGCCAGCACATGCAGATCCGCGACCTGTTCGCCGAGGTCCAGGCGGCGAGCGGCGCGCGACGCGACGACGCCTTCGCACGCCTCGTCCGGCTGCTCGCCGTCCACGAGACCGCCGAGGAGATGGTCGTGCACCCCGCGGCGCGCAGGGGCATCGACGGTGGCGACGCCATCGTGGCGGACCGCCTCGCCGAGGAGAACGAGGCCAAGGAGCAGCTCGCCCACCTGGAATCGCTCGGCACCGAGGACCCGGAGTTCGCCGCCGGCCTGGAACGCCTGCGCGACGCCGTGCTCCGGCACGCGCACCACGAGGAGACCTACGAGTTCCGCTACCTGCGGGAGTACTACGACGCCGACCGGCTGCACAGCATGGCCGCGATGGTCCGGGCGGCGGAGCGGACGGCGCCCACCCACCCGCACCCCGGCACCGAGTCCGCCACCGCGAACATCGTGACGGGGCCGGTGGTCTCGCTGTTCGACCGCGTCAAGGACGCGATGCGGTCCGGGCTGTCCCACGACGACGAGCGGGAGTAG